The Pedobacter roseus genome contains a region encoding:
- a CDS encoding C40 family peptidase, which translates to MIKKILFSTLIAICTLSSAFAQTKTKESGKELNDPDNLASQYFSQVMGVAVDATSNLKLYKFIYEWIGTPYSYGGNSKRGIDCSAFTKAIYDKVFNTTIRRNSRDIFSMVDPLSKEDLKEGDLVFFKIKSRSISHVGIYLGDNRFAHASSSRGVVISNLNEPYYSRYFYKGGRVLESFKKEFEVE; encoded by the coding sequence ATGATTAAAAAAATTTTGTTTTCTACCCTAATCGCTATCTGCACGCTCTCAAGCGCATTTGCGCAAACAAAAACAAAAGAATCTGGTAAAGAATTAAATGACCCTGATAACCTTGCTTCACAATATTTTTCGCAGGTAATGGGTGTTGCAGTAGATGCGACCTCGAATTTAAAACTCTACAAGTTTATATACGAATGGATCGGAACCCCATATAGTTATGGTGGAAACAGCAAAAGAGGCATTGATTGCTCAGCTTTTACTAAAGCGATTTACGACAAAGTTTTCAACACTACCATCAGAAGGAATTCACGCGATATTTTTAGCATGGTAGATCCACTGTCTAAAGAGGATTTAAAAGAAGGCGATCTGGTTTTCTTTAAAATTAAAAGCAGAAGTATCTCACACGTTGGCATCTACCTCGGCGACAACAGGTTCGCACACGCATCCAGCTCGCGTGGTGTAGTAATCAGCAACCTGAACGAACCTTATTACAGCCGTTACTTTTACAAAGGTGGGCGTGTTTTAGAATCGTTTAAAAAAGAATTTGAAGTAGAATAG